In Bosea vestrisii, the following are encoded in one genomic region:
- a CDS encoding AGE family epimerase/isomerase: MSIDPDDLKAWLTNTLLPSWIDRAFDPARLGFVEYLGPNGMPETSDLRTTLVTARLTYVFSHAHLLGVPGALAAARHGFAFLTSACRHADGRFSHSCTARGEAVDGRSDFYDLAFVLFALGWFTKATGETDALAIAGEVMDFLDGELAHPAGGYREDTLGTQPRRQNPHMHLLEACHALAAVSPDPRWLATADRLVRLMRERMLDANGTLGEFFSEDWTTFPGPRGLIREPGHHFEWTWLLYHHERLTGSGEARDTARKLHAFGQRQVDASVNPSRLVVNEVDPTGHVLNGAALLWPQTEYLKALVARIEFEGDDDAAARLDQHLRLTFQHFVDRKSGLWVNQLDDQGRPMSERLPVRVLYHLVLALAEICRVTKGGTAL, translated from the coding sequence TTGAGCATCGACCCAGATGATCTAAAGGCCTGGCTGACGAATACATTGCTGCCGAGCTGGATCGACCGCGCCTTCGACCCGGCGCGGCTGGGCTTCGTCGAGTATCTCGGGCCGAACGGGATGCCCGAGACCAGCGATCTGCGCACGACACTGGTCACGGCACGGCTGACCTATGTCTTCAGCCACGCGCATCTGCTCGGCGTGCCCGGGGCATTGGCGGCGGCGCGGCACGGTTTCGCCTTCCTGACGAGCGCCTGCCGGCATGCCGACGGGCGCTTCAGCCATTCCTGCACGGCGCGCGGAGAGGCGGTCGACGGCAGGTCCGACTTCTACGATCTCGCCTTCGTCCTGTTCGCGCTCGGCTGGTTCACGAAGGCGACCGGCGAGACGGACGCGCTGGCGATCGCCGGCGAGGTGATGGATTTTCTCGACGGTGAGCTGGCCCATCCGGCCGGCGGCTATCGCGAGGACACGCTGGGCACGCAGCCGCGGCGCCAGAACCCGCACATGCACCTGCTCGAGGCCTGCCACGCTCTCGCGGCGGTATCGCCCGACCCGCGCTGGCTGGCGACGGCCGACAGGCTCGTGCGGCTGATGCGGGAGCGGATGCTGGACGCCAATGGCACGCTCGGCGAGTTCTTCAGCGAGGATTGGACGACATTCCCGGGCCCGCGTGGGCTGATCCGGGAGCCCGGCCACCATTTCGAATGGACCTGGCTGCTCTATCATCACGAGCGATTGACCGGTTCGGGCGAGGCGCGCGATACCGCACGCAAGCTCCATGCCTTCGGCCAGCGCCAGGTCGACGCCTCGGTCAATCCATCACGGCTCGTCGTGAACGAGGTCGATCCGACAGGCCATGTTCTGAACGGGGCCGCCCTGCTCTGGCCGCAGACCGAATATCTGAAGGCGCTCGTCGCAAGGATCGAATTCGAAGGCGACGACGATGCCGCGGCACGGCTCGACCAGCATCTACGCCTGACGTTCCAGCACTTCGTCGACCGTAAGAGCGGACTATGGGTCAACCAGCTCGACGATCAGGGGCGGCCGATGAGCGAGCGCCTCCCGGTCAGGGTGCTCTACCATCTGGTACTGGCGCTCGCCGAGATCTGCCGCGTCACCAAGGGCGGCACTGCCCTCTAG
- a CDS encoding DUF4166 domain-containing protein — MGERRPVFQEVLGEDWAKLGEVIRRHYFLRSFSDDYICVKGVMHEVEHSAVARLVLPFARIVGALVPYRGRDVPIEVHYTARPEDGTLHWNRVFHFAGRKPFHFRSHMQQTGPNQVIEFVRFGVGMRLKVTAEKGALVFRDEGYVWRLFGYDLPLPVGLLLGTGYIEERPIDERSFSMRMTLRHPLFGELFRYSGVFALPEEGETMGASP; from the coding sequence ATGGGTGAGCGCCGGCCGGTCTTCCAGGAGGTGCTCGGCGAGGACTGGGCCAAGCTCGGCGAGGTCATCAGGCGCCATTATTTCCTGCGCTCGTTCAGCGACGATTACATCTGCGTCAAAGGGGTGATGCACGAGGTCGAGCACAGCGCCGTCGCCAGGCTGGTGCTGCCCTTCGCCCGGATCGTCGGGGCGCTGGTGCCCTATCGCGGCCGCGACGTGCCGATCGAGGTGCACTACACCGCCCGGCCCGAAGACGGGACACTGCATTGGAACCGGGTGTTCCATTTCGCCGGGCGCAAGCCCTTCCATTTCCGCTCCCACATGCAGCAGACGGGCCCGAACCAGGTCATCGAATTCGTCCGCTTCGGTGTCGGCATGCGCCTCAAGGTCACGGCGGAGAAGGGGGCGCTGGTCTTCCGCGACGAAGGCTATGTCTGGCGGCTCTTCGGCTACGACCTGCCTTTGCCGGTCGGGCTCCTCCTCGGCACGGGCTATATCGAGGAACGGCCGATCGATGAGCGCAGCTTCAGCATGCGGATGACACTGAGGCATCCGCTGTTCGGCGAGCTGTTCCGCTATAGCGGTGTCTTTGCGCTGCCGGAGGAGGGTGAGACCATGGGCGCGAGCCCCTAG
- a CDS encoding class I SAM-dependent RNA methyltransferase, with amino-acid sequence MSALVMNETLTIARLGQRGDGVAETAEGQVFVPFALPGESVRAVRDGDRAQVVEILAPSASRIAAICPLFTRCGGCAAQHMGEGLYAEWKRQQVVTALSRAGLETEVAPVVDAHGAGRRRVTFHARRDGDGMRVGFMAARSHDLIEVEACPVLAPGLARAPAVAQLLANRLRSSNKPLDIQLTASEAGLDVDIRGHGPAGDSLRRQLTEAAERLDLARLAMHGEIIVERRAPFQLMGKAAVTPAPGGFLQATAEGEATLSRLVLDAIPKAKRVADLFAGCGPFSVRLAEKAQVSAFESDKAAVQPLSRAANHTQGLKQVAVEARDLFRRPLLEHELGAFDAVVLDPPRAGAEAQVKRLAASKVPVVAYVSCDVGSFARDAALLVAGGYALERVTPVDQFRYSAHIELVGVFRKAAGRK; translated from the coding sequence ATGTCCGCCCTCGTCATGAATGAAACGCTCACGATCGCGCGGCTTGGCCAGCGCGGCGACGGCGTCGCCGAAACGGCGGAGGGTCAGGTCTTCGTGCCCTTCGCGCTGCCGGGCGAGAGCGTGCGGGCCGTACGCGATGGCGACAGGGCGCAGGTCGTCGAGATTCTCGCGCCCTCCGCCTCGCGCATCGCCGCGATCTGCCCGCTCTTCACCCGTTGTGGCGGCTGCGCTGCGCAGCATATGGGCGAGGGGCTCTACGCCGAATGGAAGCGCCAGCAGGTGGTCACGGCGCTGTCCCGCGCCGGGCTGGAGACCGAGGTCGCTCCCGTGGTCGATGCCCATGGCGCCGGCCGCAGGCGCGTCACCTTCCACGCAAGGCGCGACGGCGACGGCATGCGTGTCGGCTTCATGGCGGCGCGCAGCCACGACCTGATCGAGGTCGAGGCCTGTCCGGTGCTGGCCCCGGGCCTGGCGCGGGCACCCGCCGTGGCGCAGCTTCTCGCCAACCGCCTGCGCTCCTCGAACAAGCCGCTCGACATCCAATTGACCGCTTCTGAAGCTGGCCTCGATGTCGACATTCGCGGCCACGGCCCGGCCGGTGACAGCTTGCGCCGACAACTCACCGAAGCGGCCGAGCGGCTCGATCTGGCGCGCCTCGCCATGCATGGCGAGATCATTGTCGAGCGACGCGCGCCCTTTCAGTTGATGGGCAAGGCGGCGGTGACGCCGGCGCCCGGCGGTTTCCTGCAGGCGACGGCCGAGGGGGAGGCGACGCTGTCGCGCCTCGTGCTCGATGCGATCCCCAAGGCCAAGCGCGTCGCCGACCTCTTCGCCGGCTGCGGTCCGTTCAGCGTCCGGCTCGCCGAAAAGGCGCAGGTTTCGGCCTTCGAGAGCGACAAGGCCGCGGTCCAGCCGCTGAGCCGGGCCGCCAATCATACGCAAGGGCTGAAGCAGGTCGCAGTCGAAGCGCGCGACCTCTTCCGCCGCCCGCTGCTGGAGCATGAGCTGGGCGCCTTCGATGCTGTCGTGCTCGACCCGCCGCGCGCGGGTGCGGAAGCGCAGGTCAAGCGGCTCGCGGCTTCGAAAGTGCCGGTGGTGGCCTATGTCTCCTGCGATGTCGGCAGCTTCGCCCGCGACGCGGCGCTTTTGGTCGCAGGCGGCTATGCGCTGGAGCGCGTGACGCCGGTGGACCAGTTCCGCTATTCCGCCCACATCGAACTCGTCGGCGTCTTCCGCAAGGCTGCCGGCCGCAAGTGA
- a CDS encoding SOS response-associated peptidase, with the protein MCGRYAITLPPEAMREAFAYREQPNFPPRYNIAPTQPVPVVRLDEGRRQFILMRWGFIPGWVKDPKAFPLVINVRSESAREKPSFRAAFIRRRCLMPADGFYEWHRLGEGRQQENRPYLFRKPDRGFFAFAALWETWHSPDGSEIDTVAMVTGSANGQMAAIHHRSPVIVPPEAFDTWLDPAAEPADLQELLRPSPDDLLEMLRLGPAVNKIANDGPEVQEPFDPASAPAPPAKPVMRSRRGSPDDSQGSLF; encoded by the coding sequence ATGTGTGGTCGCTATGCCATTACCTTGCCGCCGGAGGCGATGCGCGAGGCCTTCGCCTATCGCGAGCAGCCGAATTTCCCGCCGCGCTACAACATCGCGCCGACGCAGCCGGTGCCTGTCGTTAGGCTCGACGAAGGCCGGCGCCAGTTCATCCTGATGCGCTGGGGTTTCATCCCGGGCTGGGTCAAGGATCCCAAAGCCTTTCCTTTGGTCATCAATGTCCGCAGCGAGAGCGCCCGCGAGAAACCGTCCTTCCGCGCCGCTTTCATCCGCCGGCGCTGCCTGATGCCGGCTGATGGCTTCTACGAATGGCATCGCCTCGGCGAAGGCCGGCAGCAGGAGAACCGGCCCTACCTCTTCCGGAAGCCCGATCGGGGCTTCTTCGCCTTCGCGGCGCTGTGGGAGACCTGGCACAGCCCTGATGGTTCCGAGATCGACACGGTCGCGATGGTCACGGGCTCGGCGAACGGGCAGATGGCGGCGATCCACCACCGCTCGCCCGTGATCGTGCCACCCGAAGCTTTCGACACCTGGCTCGACCCGGCGGCGGAGCCGGCCGATCTGCAGGAGCTGCTGCGGCCTTCGCCGGACGACCTTCTGGAGATGCTCCGGCTCGGCCCAGCGGTGAACAAGATCGCCAATGACGGGCCGGAGGTGCAGGAGCCGTTCGATCCAGCCTCGGCGCCGGCGCCTCCCGCCAAGCCCGTCATGCGTTCTCGTCGGGGCAGCCCGGACGACTCACAGGGCAGCCTGTTCTAG
- a CDS encoding gamma-glutamyltransferase family protein translates to MDGRRPTMSSLHGMVAAAHPLAAQAGARILAQGGNVFDAVGAVAAALNVVEPFMSSLAGMGSATMWVAAEKRVRVLDFVPRVPESFPIERFSQRSDLERGALAVAPPGNLAGWCELNRAYGRLSLGEIFAPAIALAEDGFPIAEFGVTEFNEQAPLLRERPELYENWARNYLRDGGTTVALGQILHQPELAATLRDIAVKGPGHLYQGPLGETITAHLKAQGGTLTMADLAKVSPSWREPLAVAYRDRQVHVPPPACEGFQFLLTLRILDGFDLSKLERNGAEHLDIVYRAIRLAAGVRITHNNPKPEKLTEILSEPFVENLRARVRDGKPIDGPTEQWMPQAPAGEDPGHTTSFSIADRDGNLICVTQSIGSPFGSGVVVPGTGITLNNFLYWADVQPGSPNRSLPGSELPMCMSPTLSTKDGAPVLALGTPGSYGILQTQVQAMVQHVDFGLQLQDAIEAPRARLWDGRAIEVENRLAPATITALAELGHGIFANDSGWTMRVGGMQAVSRDPATGRLTGACDPRRDGYVATP, encoded by the coding sequence ATGGATGGCCGCCGCCCGACGATGAGCTCCCTGCACGGCATGGTCGCCGCCGCGCATCCGCTGGCGGCGCAGGCCGGTGCCCGCATCCTCGCCCAGGGCGGCAACGTCTTCGACGCGGTCGGTGCGGTCGCGGCGGCGCTCAACGTGGTCGAGCCGTTCATGTCGAGCCTTGCCGGCATGGGCTCGGCAACGATGTGGGTCGCAGCCGAAAAGCGCGTGCGTGTCCTCGATTTCGTACCGCGCGTGCCCGAGAGCTTCCCGATCGAGCGCTTCAGCCAGCGCTCCGACCTCGAGCGCGGTGCGCTCGCAGTGGCTCCGCCCGGCAATCTCGCCGGCTGGTGCGAGCTCAATCGCGCCTATGGTCGCCTTTCGCTCGGAGAGATCTTCGCCCCGGCGATCGCGCTCGCCGAAGACGGCTTCCCGATCGCGGAGTTCGGCGTGACTGAGTTCAACGAGCAGGCGCCGCTGCTGCGCGAGCGGCCCGAGCTCTACGAGAATTGGGCGCGGAACTACCTGCGCGACGGCGGGACAACCGTCGCGCTCGGCCAGATTCTGCACCAGCCGGAGCTGGCAGCGACCCTGCGCGACATCGCCGTCAAGGGGCCGGGCCATCTCTACCAGGGCCCGCTCGGCGAGACGATCACGGCCCATCTCAAGGCGCAGGGCGGCACGCTGACCATGGCCGACCTCGCCAAGGTCTCACCCAGTTGGCGCGAGCCGCTCGCCGTCGCCTATCGCGACCGGCAGGTGCATGTGCCGCCGCCGGCCTGCGAAGGCTTCCAGTTCCTGCTGACCCTGCGCATCCTCGACGGCTTCGACCTCAGCAAGCTGGAGCGCAACGGCGCCGAACATCTCGACATCGTCTACCGCGCTATCCGCCTCGCAGCGGGCGTCCGGATAACGCACAACAACCCCAAGCCCGAGAAGCTCACCGAGATACTGTCCGAGCCTTTCGTCGAAAACCTGCGAGCGCGTGTCCGAGACGGCAAGCCGATCGACGGCCCGACCGAGCAATGGATGCCGCAGGCGCCAGCGGGCGAGGACCCCGGCCACACCACCTCCTTCTCGATCGCCGACCGCGACGGCAACCTGATCTGCGTGACGCAGAGCATCGGCAGCCCCTTTGGCAGCGGCGTGGTCGTGCCCGGCACGGGGATCACCCTCAACAACTTCCTGTACTGGGCCGACGTGCAGCCCGGCAGCCCGAACCGCTCGCTGCCCGGTTCGGAACTGCCGATGTGCATGTCCCCCACCCTCTCGACCAAGGACGGTGCGCCGGTGCTCGCACTCGGCACGCCCGGCAGCTACGGCATCCTGCAGACGCAGGTGCAGGCCATGGTCCAGCATGTCGATTTCGGGCTTCAGCTGCAGGACGCGATCGAGGCGCCGCGCGCCCGGCTCTGGGATGGCCGCGCCATCGAGGTCGAGAACCGGCTCGCACCGGCGACAATCACGGCACTGGCGGAACTCGGACACGGCATCTTCGCCAACGACAGCGGCTGGACGATGCGCGTTGGCGGCATGCAAGCCGTGTCGCGCGATCCGGCGACCGGGCGGCTCACCGGCGCCTGCGATCCGCGCCGCGACGGCTATGTCGCGACGCCCTGA
- a CDS encoding FAD-binding oxidoreductase, which yields MSAPTIEALAGIVGAKNVITDADAMVPYLKEPRGLFHGKAQAVVRPGSVAEVSALMKWASETGATIVPQGGNTGMVGGQVPVAEGREIILSLQRLDTIRSVDVDGDTMTVEAGVILQKAQEAAEAAGRLFPLSLASEGSCTVGGNLSSNAGGTAVIAYGNARELCLGLEVVLADGRVWNGLRQLRKDNTGYDLKNLFIGSEGTLGIITAAVLKLFPLPTARATAFLAVPDPEAALSLLNKAKASAGGTLTTFEIMPRIGLDFVVRHASGARDPLSEPSPWYVLMEVSAQAETGLSDAVEAFLGEALEEGLVTDAVLAGSLGQRADLWKLREMLSEVQTHEGGSIKHDISVPLHATPEFLKRATARVEAMVPGCRPVPFGHLGDGNIHFNVSQPVGADKQAYLAGWGEMNEAVHAIVTELNGSISAEHGIGRLKRSLLPGVKDPVELELMRTVKAALDPKGVLNPGSVL from the coding sequence ATGAGCGCGCCTACTATCGAAGCTCTGGCCGGCATCGTCGGCGCGAAGAATGTGATCACCGACGCCGATGCGATGGTGCCCTATCTCAAGGAGCCGCGCGGTCTCTTCCACGGCAAGGCGCAGGCCGTGGTCCGGCCGGGCTCCGTCGCCGAGGTTTCGGCCCTGATGAAGTGGGCGAGCGAGACCGGCGCGACGATCGTGCCGCAAGGCGGCAATACCGGCATGGTCGGTGGCCAGGTCCCGGTCGCCGAGGGCCGGGAGATCATCCTGTCGCTGCAGCGGCTCGACACGATTCGCTCGGTCGATGTCGACGGCGACACCATGACCGTCGAGGCCGGTGTCATCCTGCAGAAGGCGCAGGAGGCGGCCGAGGCAGCCGGACGGCTCTTCCCGCTCTCGCTTGCCTCGGAAGGCTCCTGCACGGTCGGCGGCAATCTCTCCAGCAATGCCGGTGGCACGGCGGTGATCGCCTATGGCAATGCCCGTGAGCTCTGCCTCGGTCTCGAGGTCGTGCTTGCCGACGGCCGCGTCTGGAACGGCCTGCGCCAGCTCCGCAAGGACAACACCGGCTACGACCTCAAGAACCTCTTCATCGGCTCGGAAGGCACGCTCGGCATCATCACCGCCGCCGTGCTGAAGCTCTTCCCGCTGCCGACGGCGCGCGCCACCGCCTTCCTCGCCGTGCCCGATCCGGAAGCGGCGCTGTCCCTACTCAACAAGGCCAAGGCCAGCGCCGGCGGCACGCTCACCACCTTCGAGATCATGCCTCGTATCGGCCTCGACTTCGTCGTCCGCCATGCCAGCGGCGCCCGCGATCCGCTGTCGGAGCCGTCGCCCTGGTATGTGCTGATGGAAGTCTCGGCCCAAGCCGAGACCGGGCTCAGCGACGCGGTCGAGGCCTTCCTCGGCGAAGCCCTGGAGGAGGGGCTGGTCACCGACGCCGTGCTCGCCGGCTCGCTCGGCCAGCGTGCCGATCTCTGGAAGCTGCGCGAGATGCTGTCCGAGGTGCAGACCCATGAGGGCGGCTCGATCAAGCACGACATCTCCGTGCCGCTCCATGCCACGCCGGAGTTCCTGAAGCGGGCCACCGCCAGGGTCGAGGCGATGGTGCCGGGCTGCCGGCCGGTGCCGTTCGGCCATCTCGGCGACGGCAACATCCATTTCAATGTCAGCCAGCCGGTCGGAGCCGACAAGCAGGCCTATCTCGCCGGCTGGGGCGAGATGAACGAGGCGGTGCACGCCATCGTCACCGAGCTCAACGGCTCGATCTCGGCGGAGCACGGCATCGGCCGCCTCAAGCGCTCCCTCCTGCCGGGCGTGAAGGATCCGGTTGAGCTCGAGCTGATGCGGACGGTGAAGGCGGCGCTCGACCCCAAGGGCGTGTTGAATCCGGGCTCGGTGCTCTAG
- a CDS encoding TlyA family RNA methyltransferase — MTAGLPRRVRADLLLLERGLFESRARAQAAIAAGLVSADGVVLRKASETVLAAAKIEAQAAHPYVSRGGVKLAAALDAFGFDAAGLTCLDVGASTGGFSDVLLRRGAAHVYAIDVGQAQLHESLHGHPRLTSLESQDIRTLDGGLFTEPPALAVIDVSFISLKLVLPAVATLLAPQARLIALVKPQFETKRSALKKGVLRDEVLQQQICAEIADAVTALGFIVSGLIPSPIEGGDGNREFLLGSERNR, encoded by the coding sequence ATGACCGCCGGCCTGCCGCGCCGGGTCCGCGCCGACCTGCTGCTGCTCGAGCGCGGGCTGTTCGAGAGCCGTGCGCGGGCGCAGGCCGCCATCGCCGCGGGCCTCGTCAGCGCCGACGGGGTCGTGCTACGCAAGGCGTCGGAGACGGTGCTCGCAGCGGCGAAGATCGAGGCTCAGGCGGCGCACCCTTACGTTTCGCGCGGCGGGGTGAAGCTCGCGGCCGCGCTCGACGCCTTCGGCTTCGATGCCGCGGGGCTGACCTGCCTTGATGTCGGCGCCTCGACCGGCGGCTTCAGCGATGTGCTGCTCCGGCGCGGCGCAGCACATGTCTACGCCATCGATGTTGGCCAGGCGCAATTGCATGAGAGCCTGCACGGGCATCCCCGCCTGACCAGCCTGGAGAGCCAGGACATCCGCACGCTCGATGGCGGGCTTTTCACCGAGCCACCGGCGCTCGCCGTGATCGACGTCAGCTTCATCTCCCTCAAGCTGGTGCTGCCGGCGGTGGCGACGCTACTCGCGCCGCAGGCCAGGCTGATCGCGCTGGTGAAGCCGCAATTCGAGACCAAGCGCTCGGCGCTGAAGAAGGGCGTACTGCGCGACGAAGTGCTTCAGCAGCAGATCTGCGCGGAGATCGCGGACGCGGTCACCGCCCTCGGCTTCATCGTCAGTGGACTCATCCCCTCCCCGATCGAAGGCGGAGACGGCAACCGCGAATTCCTGCTCGGGAGTGAGCGGAACCGCTAG